TGACCGGCCGGCAGCTCGGCAACTTCCCGCAGGCGTTCAGCCACATCGGCCTGGTGAACACCGCTCTCGCCCTGTTCGGGGAGGACGGGGCAGGATAGGGGCCATGGATCTTGGACTGAAGGACCGGGTGTACATCGTCACCGGGGCCACCCGCGGCCTCGGCAACGCCTCCGCGCGCGAGCTCGTCGCGGACGGGGCGAAGGTGGTCGTCTCGGGGCGGGACGAGAAGAGCGTCGCCGAGGCGGCGGCCGCGCTGGGCCCGAACGCGGTCGGGGTGGCCGTCGACAACGCCGACCCCGACGCGCCGGCCGTGCTGATCAGGGCCGCGCGGGAGCACTTCGGGCGCTTCAACGGTGTCCTCGTCAGCGTGGGCGGGCCGCCGGCCGGGTTCGTCGCCGACAACACGGACGAGCAGTGGCAGGCGGCGTTCGAAGCGGTGTTCCTCGGCGCGGTGCGGCTGGCCCGCGCCGCGTCGGCCGAGTTGGAGGCCGGGGGTGTCATCGGGTTCGTGCTGTCCGGCTCGGTGTACGAGCCGATTCCCGGGCTGACGATCTCGAACGGGCTGCGGCCGGGGCTGGCCGGGTTCGCCAAGTCGCTGTCCGACGAACTGGGGCCGCGGGGGATCCGGGTGGTCGGTGTGCTGCCCGGACGCATCGACACCGATCGCGTGCGCGAGCTGGACGCGTTGTCGGCGGATCCCGAGGCGACCAGGGCGGCGTCGGAGTCGCGTATTCCGTTGCGGCGGTACGGAGCGCCCGAAGAGTTCGGGCGGGTGGCGGCGTTCCTGCTGTCTCCGGCGGCTTCTTATCTGACCGGGGTCATGGTGCCGGTGGATGGCGGAGCGCGGCACGGGTTCTGAGCGCCGTTCTCGTCTGCGGGTTCGTGGGGGCTCGTCGCGCAGTCCCCGCACCCCTGAGTACGTCAACTCACTCTCTCCGCATGGTGCCGGACGCCTTTCAGTCGTACCTCCGCGGGCAGTGACGCGAGACCCGCCGAGGTTCTGGCGTGGGTCAGGGCGCCGGTCGTCAGGTCGTGCAGGGCCGTGCCCGGGTCCACGTGCGGTTCCAGTGCGAGCCGTACGCGGGCCTCGGGGGCGCTGCGACGGCCCGTCAGGCGGGCGTGGGCCCGGTCGACGCCGTCGACCTGGGCCGCCTCCTCGGTGAGGACGCTCTCCAGGGCCCGGCCGCGCATCAGGGCGCCCTCGCCGTCGCCGGTGTCGACGAGGACCTCGGCGAGGCGGCGCCGGCGCAGTACCGCGACCAGCCACCACAGGGCGAGCAGCATTGCAACGGCGAGTACGGCGATGACGGCCGGCCACCACCAGCCGTCGTCCCGCCAGCGGGTGCGTTCGGCGTTGGTCAGCAGCACGTCGTGGCGGCTGTCGTGGATCCACCACGAGGGTGCCGGAGCGCCGAGGCCCACGGCCAGTACGGAGCCGCCCAGCACCAGCAGGACGAGGCCCACGAGCCCGAGGAACACGCGGTTGACGACCTTGAGCATCGCTGTCACTCCTTCCGGCCGGGCCGCCGGACGTGCACCGACAGCGCGGGCGTCCGGGAGAGTCCCAGTCCGCGGACCGCGTGGGTGAGCACGGCGTCCAGGTCGGTTCGCACGTCGTCCAGTTCACGGAAGTGCGACACGGCGCGGACGTCCGCCCGCCTGCGGCGCACCCGCACCCGCGCCGACTGCACGCCGGCCACCTCCATGGCCCGGTCGCGCAACGCGCTCGCCGCGGCGTCCCGGTCCAGTCCGGCGCGTACGTCGCAGCATCGGGAGCACGTGCCTGAGGCCCGGCGTGGCCGCCAGGAGCAGCAGCCAGAGCCCGAGGGCGGCGGCGACCCCGGCCCCGACGAGCACCCAGATGTCGTCGAGGGGCCGGTCGGCGAGCTGCCGGGCCAGCTCCCGGCGCCAGCTCATGACGGGCCGGTCGGCGCGCACGGAGGCGATGTCGTACAGGAACAGTCCGGCGAGTCCCAGGAGCAGCAGGGCGACGATGCCCGCCGGGATGCGGCGTGCCGACCAGAAGCGGCTTTCGCGGCCGCCCTCGTCGTCGGGTACGGGCGGCGTTCCGTCCTCGGCCGCCGGCGCGGACCGGTCGGGTCCGGTGCCGGTCTGCGACGTGTCGAGGACCGGCAGGCGCTGTGTGGTGCCCTCGGGCTCGGACGGTTCGGTGCCCCGGGGTTCGCTCATCGCGTCCTCCCCTGTACCGCGCCGGGCCCGGCGACCAGGTGCAGCCGCTCCACCTGGACGACGACCTCCGGCACCTGCATTCCCACCAAGGTGCCCACCCGCTCGACGACTTGGCGACGCACCCGGCGGCAGCGCGCGCCGACGTCGCAGGGGTAGTCGAGCTCGACGTGGACACGGACGTGTGCGACGTCGTGGTGGACCGCGACGGTGGCGGACGGCCGGCCGGCGTCGGGCGGCAGCGTTCCGACGGCCTCGCGAGCCGCCTGGGAGGCGATCTTCGCGACGACCCGGTCGGCGATCCTGGTCGCGCCCCGCTCGCCCGGCGGGACGACGGCCAGGGGTCTGCCGAGCTCACCGGCCCCCGCGCTCACGGTCGTCACCGCCGCCGTTCACGGGGACGGAAGAAGTCGCCGAAGTCCATGTCCCCCTCCAGGAACCGGCCGACGACGAAGCCGACGGCGCCCAGCGCCGCCACCAGCAGGAAGGCGCCGAATCCGCCGAAGTACCCGGCGAATCCCAGTGCCATGCCGGCGATCATGCCGACGACGGCCATGTTCATGCTGCGCTCCTCAGCTCCTCATTCGCTGCGTTGTCCGGTGGCAGGTGCCTCACTGGATCCGGCGCTCCGGTTCCTCTTCCTCCTCATCCGGCAGCTTCACGTCGCTCACCGCGATGTTGACCTCGACGACCTCGAGGCCCGTCATCCGCTCGACGGCGGTGATGACGTTCTCCCGTACGTCCCGGGCCACATCGGCGATCGACACGCCGTATTCGACGACGATCTCCAGGTCGAGGGCGGCCTGCACCTCGCCGACCTCGACCTTCACACCACGCGACACCGACTTGGCGCCACCGGGCACGCGGTCGCGCACTGCTCCGAACGTGCGGGACAGACCGCTGCCCATGGCGTGCACGCCGTCCACATCGCGTGCGGCGAGCCCGGCGATCTTCTCCACGACGCCGTCCGCAATGGTCGTGCGCCCGCGAGAGCCGGGGTCTCCCCCGCCACTCTTGGTCAGCGGGCTCCGGCGTGCCGCCGCCGTCTCGGTCTCCCCGCCCCGGTTCTCGGTCATGTCAGTCATCGCCGTTCGTCCTTTTCGGTTGTCGTCCTGCGACCACCGTAAGCACGGTTGCGTGGTTACGCGCCTTTGATGCGGCAGGCTGGAGGAATGACGGCCGACCGGTGGACGCAGGCAGTGAGACATCAACTGGGCCTCGGCAGGCTCCTGCCGCTGGGTGACGCGCGGGACGGCGCGTGGATCGCCGAGCGGGCGGCCGAGGCGGTGTTGCGGCGCGCGGCAAGGGACGCACCGGGTGTGCGCCTCGAAGCGCTGCGTGTCGCGCTCGCCGATCCGGCGGACACCGGGAGCCCGGCCGTGCCGGCCCCGCCGAGCGCTCTGCCGCCCGGGCCGCTGCGGGTGACGGCGGAGTTCGCGGCCACGGCCTCGCAGCCGCTTCCGACGACGGCGTCCCTGCTGCGGGCGACGCTGGCGACGGCCGCGACGCAGCGGCTCGGTCTGACGGTGGCGGAGGTGGATCTGCGCGTGACGGGCCTGCTGGAGGAGGAGACGGAACCGCCCGGGCCCGCCGCGCCCCTCCCCGAGCCGCCGCGCGCCGCCCAGGCCGGGGGCGACGACGAGAGTCGCGTCGCCGCAACCGCGCTCAAGGTCCCGGGCGTGCTTCATCTGACCGGCGCGCTGGGCCACCCCGTGCACATCGAGGAGCTCCCCCGCGACGCCGCGCTGCCGCACCGCCACGTCCGGCTGGAACTCGCGGTGCGCGAGGACCACCGGGCCCGGGACGTGGCGCGCGAGGTCCGCACAGCGGTGCGGACGGCACTGCAGGACCACCCGACGGTGGCGGTCCTGGTGAGCGGGATCGGCTGAGGGGCGCGGGCACCGCGCGGCCGAGGGCCCCTGGGATGCCGGGAAGCGGACCGGCTCAGTCCCCGACGCCCGCGAGGTCCCGCAGACGGCGGGCCTGGGCCTGGCGTTCCGCGCCGCGCTGGTCCTCGTAGGTGCGCTCCTGCGCGCCGCGCAGCAGCGCCTTGGTCTCGATGACCGCGTCACGGGGGGCGGCGAGCACGGCCGACGCGAGGTCGCGGACCGTGTCGTCGAGCTGGTCGGCGGGCACGGCCACATTGGCCAGCCCGGTGTTCACGGCCTCCTCGGCCGTGACGAAGCGCCCGGTCACGCAGATCTCCAGCGCGCGGGCGTATCCGACGAGTCCCACCAGCGGATGCGTGCCCGTCAGGTCGGGCACGAGTCCGAGGCTGGTCTCGCGCATGGCGAACTGCACGTCGTCGGCGACGACGCGCAGGTCGCAGGCGAGGGCGAGCTGGAAGCCCGCCCCGATGGCGTGCCCCTGGACGGCGGCGACGGAGACGATGTCGCTGCGCCGCCACCAGGTGAACGCCTCCTGGTACTCGGCGATGGTCGCGTCCAGCTCGGCGTCGCTCCCACGCGCGAGGTCGATGAACGACGGTTCCCCGTCGAAGCCCTCGGGAGTGAACGCCTGCCGGTCGAGACCGGCCGAGAAGGACTTGCCCTCGGCCCGCAGCACCACGACGCGGACGGAGCCCGGCAGCTGCCGCCCGGCCTCGGTCAGCGCCCGCCACAGAGCGGGGCTCTGCGCGTTGCGCTTGGCCGGGTTGGTCAGCGTCACCGTGGCGATCGCGTCGTCGACGGTGAGCCGTACGCCGTCCTTGTCGAGTACGGGAACAAGGTCCTTGTCGGGCGAAGCCATGGGACGCCTCCGATGTGTGCGGTCGTCATCCGTGCCGCACGACGGCTTTCCCGCCGTAGCACGGCACAGCTAAGTGACTGCACAGTAACCACCCGGCCGATCAGCCGACCGACCGGGTGGCCACCATCGAAGCCGAGGGGCCACCCGGGGTCAGGCCGTGGCCTTTTTACCCCGTGTCGCCCCGCCACGCCCTCGCAGCGTGACGCCCGACTCACTGAGCATGCGGTGCACGAAGCCATACGAGCGGCCGGTCTCCTCGGCCAACGCCCGGATGCTCGCACCGGCGTCGTACTTCTTCTTCAGGTCTGCCGCGAGCTTGTCGCGCGCGGCGCCGGTCACCCGGCTGCCCTTCTTCAGAGTCTCGGCCACCCGTGCCTCCTCATGGGAAGTGCGCTCTGGTCTCCTCATGATCACCCCTCCGGGCCTTGATGGCCACCCATTCGGCAAGGTCCGTGAGACAAGGTTGTGACGACGGGAGTGCATCCCCACAAGTGGAATAAGAAATTCCGAAGAGCGACGTCCGTACGGCCGAACGGATCGCCACGGGAAATGCCAGGTCAGAAAGATGTCGCGGCCGAGCCCGGAAGAATCGGGGGCTCGGCCGCGAAATCGATGTAGGACACACCTCGGTACGAGGAGATCTCACACAGATGATGGATCACCGCTAGGCCGAATGATCCATACGCCGTTGATCACGCATTCGATCAAGCCAGGGCGACGAGGTCCGCGTAGTCGGCGCCCCACAGGTCCTCGACGCCGTCGGGCAGCAGGATGATCCGCTCCGGCTGGAGCGCCTCGACGGCGCCCTCGTCGTGCGTGACGAGGACGACCGCGCCCTTGTACGTGCGCAGCGCGCCGAGGATCTCCTCGCGGCTGGCCGGGTCGAGGTTGTTGGTCGGCTCGTCGAGGAGCAGCACGTTCGCCGAGGACACCACCAGGGTGGCGAGCGCCAGGCGGGTCTTCTCGCCACCGGAGAGGACCCCGGCGGGCTTGTCGACGTCGTCGCCGGAGAACAGGAACGAGCCGAGCACCTTGCGGACCTCGACGAGGTCCATGTCGGGCGCGGCGGAGCGCATGTTCTCCAGGACCGTGCGGTCGGGGTCGAGGGTCTCGTGCTCCTGCGCGTAGTAGCCGAGCTTCAGCCCGTGGCCGGGGACGACCGCGCCGGTGTCGGGCTGCTCGACGCCGCCCAGCAGCCGCAGCAGGGTGGTCTTGCCGGCGCCGTTGAGGCCGAGGATGACGACGCGGCTGCCCTTGTCGATCGCCAGGTCGACATCGGTGAAGATCTCCAGCGAGCCGTACGACTTGGACAGGCCCTCGGCCATCAGCGGGGTCTTGCCGCAGGGCGCGGGCTCCGGGAAGCGGAGCTTGGCGACCTTGTCGGACTGGCGTACCGCATCCAGGCCGGACAGCAGCTTGTCCGCGCGGCGGGCCATGTTCTGCGCGGCGACCGTCTTGGTGGCCTTGGCGCGCATCTTGTCGGCCTGCGAATGCAGCGCGGCGGCCTTCTTCTCGGCGTTGGCACGCTCGCGCTTGCGGCGCTTCTCGTCGGCCTCGCGCTGCTGCTGGTAGAGCTTCCAGCCCATGTTGTAGATGTCGATCTGGGCGCGGTTGGCGTCCAGGTAGAACACCTTGTTGACGACCGTCTCGACCAGGTCGACGTCGTGGGAGATCACGATGAAGCCGCCGCGGTAGGTCTTGAGGTAGTCGCGCAGCCAGACGATCGAGTCGGCGTCGAGGTGGTTGGTCGGCTCGTCGAGCAGCAGCGTGTCCGCGTCGGAGAACAGGATGCGGGCCAGCTCGATACGGCGGCGCTGACCGCCGGAGAGGGTGTGCAGGGGCTGGCCGAGCACCCGGTCGGGCAGGTTGAGCGCGGCGGCGATGGTGGCGGCCTCGGCCTCGGCGGCGTACCCGCCCTTGGTGAGGAACTCCGTCTCCTGGCGCTCGTACTGCTTGAGCGCCTTCTCGCGGGTGCTGCCCTGGCCGTTGGCGATGCGCTGTTCGTTCTCGCGCATCTTGCGGATCAGTACGTCCAGGCCGCGGGCGGAGAGGATACGGTCGCGGGCGAGGATGTCGAGGTCGCCGGTGCGGGGGTCCTGCGGGAGGTAGCCGACCTCG
The genomic region above belongs to Streptomyces coeruleorubidus and contains:
- a CDS encoding SDR family oxidoreductase, whose amino-acid sequence is MDLGLKDRVYIVTGATRGLGNASARELVADGAKVVVSGRDEKSVAEAAAALGPNAVGVAVDNADPDAPAVLIRAAREHFGRFNGVLVSVGGPPAGFVADNTDEQWQAAFEAVFLGAVRLARAASAELEAGGVIGFVLSGSVYEPIPGLTISNGLRPGLAGFAKSLSDELGPRGIRVVGVLPGRIDTDRVRELDALSADPEATRAASESRIPLRRYGAPEEFGRVAAFLLSPAASYLTGVMVPVDGGARHGF
- the amaP gene encoding alkaline shock response membrane anchor protein AmaP; its protein translation is MLKVVNRVFLGLVGLVLLVLGGSVLAVGLGAPAPSWWIHDSRHDVLLTNAERTRWRDDGWWWPAVIAVLAVAMLLALWWLVAVLRRRRLAEVLVDTGDGEGALMRGRALESVLTEEAAQVDGVDRAHARLTGRRSAPEARVRLALEPHVDPGTALHDLTTGALTHARTSAGLASLPAEVRLKGVRHHAERVS
- a CDS encoding Asp23/Gls24 family envelope stress response protein, with translation MTDMTENRGGETETAAARRSPLTKSGGGDPGSRGRTTIADGVVEKIAGLAARDVDGVHAMGSGLSRTFGAVRDRVPGGAKSVSRGVKVEVGEVQAALDLEIVVEYGVSIADVARDVRENVITAVERMTGLEVVEVNIAVSDVKLPDEEEEEPERRIQ
- a CDS encoding nucleopolyhedrovirus P10 family protein is translated as MTADRWTQAVRHQLGLGRLLPLGDARDGAWIAERAAEAVLRRAARDAPGVRLEALRVALADPADTGSPAVPAPPSALPPGPLRVTAEFAATASQPLPTTASLLRATLATAATQRLGLTVAEVDLRVTGLLEEETEPPGPAAPLPEPPRAAQAGGDDESRVAATALKVPGVLHLTGALGHPVHIEELPRDAALPHRHVRLELAVREDHRARDVAREVRTAVRTALQDHPTVAVLVSGIG
- a CDS encoding enoyl-CoA hydratase/isomerase family protein, which encodes MASPDKDLVPVLDKDGVRLTVDDAIATVTLTNPAKRNAQSPALWRALTEAGRQLPGSVRVVVLRAEGKSFSAGLDRQAFTPEGFDGEPSFIDLARGSDAELDATIAEYQEAFTWWRRSDIVSVAAVQGHAIGAGFQLALACDLRVVADDVQFAMRETSLGLVPDLTGTHPLVGLVGYARALEICVTGRFVTAEEAVNTGLANVAVPADQLDDTVRDLASAVLAAPRDAVIETKALLRGAQERTYEDQRGAERQAQARRLRDLAGVGD
- a CDS encoding helix-turn-helix domain-containing protein: MAETLKKGSRVTGAARDKLAADLKKKYDAGASIRALAEETGRSYGFVHRMLSESGVTLRGRGGATRGKKATA
- the abc-f gene encoding ribosomal protection-like ABC-F family protein, whose protein sequence is MISASGIELRAGARVLIENATFRVAKGDRIGLVGRNGAGKTTLTKCLAGQGMPAGGTITRSGEVGYLPQDPRTGDLDILARDRILSARGLDVLIRKMRENEQRIANGQGSTREKALKQYERQETEFLTKGGYAAEAEAATIAAALNLPDRVLGQPLHTLSGGQRRRIELARILFSDADTLLLDEPTNHLDADSIVWLRDYLKTYRGGFIVISHDVDLVETVVNKVFYLDANRAQIDIYNMGWKLYQQQREADEKRRKRERANAEKKAAALHSQADKMRAKATKTVAAQNMARRADKLLSGLDAVRQSDKVAKLRFPEPAPCGKTPLMAEGLSKSYGSLEIFTDVDLAIDKGSRVVILGLNGAGKTTLLRLLGGVEQPDTGAVVPGHGLKLGYYAQEHETLDPDRTVLENMRSAAPDMDLVEVRKVLGSFLFSGDDVDKPAGVLSGGEKTRLALATLVVSSANVLLLDEPTNNLDPASREEILGALRTYKGAVVLVTHDEGAVEALQPERIILLPDGVEDLWGADYADLVALA